AGTTACAACCCAGTGTGGTTATCGATAAAAGATAATCCAGTTGGGCGATTATCTTGGCTAGCGATCATAATGAGTGATATCCAAAAAGTACATTTTGGTTGCAGTGAACTTGGTATGTGTGAAAAGAGTGCGGAATTAGCAGAGCAAGTGCCCTATTCGGCGGCGTATAAAGCCATGCTATCCATAAACAAAATGAAAGATAAGTTAGAATCTTTTTCAGGGTTAAATACTGAGTTATTGTTAATTAATTGGTTAATCGATCTTCAAGAGGACGTATGTTTGTAGATTCACATTGTCATTTAGATAAATTAGATTATGACGAGTTGCATGATGGTATTCAAGATGTGATCGATAAAGCATCTAACGCGAAAGTTGACGAATTACTGTCGGTCGGCGTAACGCTCGATGCCTTTCCTAATATGATTGAAATGATCAGTGCCTATGATCATGTCCATGCTTCTTGTGGAGTGCATCCTCTTGACGTAGAAAGTCCGTTTTCTCTTGATACTTTGAAGCAGTATGCAACCCACTCTAAAGTGGTTGCCATTGGTGAAACTGGATTGGATTATCATTACAAGCCGGAAACCGCTGCTCTTCAAAGAGAGCGGTTCGAACAACAAGTTGAATTAGCGGTGGATCTGAATAAACCGCTCATTATCCATACAAGAGATGCACGAGAAGATACGCTATCTATCCTAATAGATGGACATGCAGAAAGGTGTGGTGGTGTCATCCATTGCTTTACTGAAGACCTTGATTTTGCTGAACGCGCAATGTCGTTAGGCTTTTATATCTCTATCTCTGGCATAGTTACCTTTAGGCAAGCGATTGAGCTAAAAGAAGTGGTGAGACAATTGCCTTTAGATCGATTACTTATTGAAACCGATTCACCCTATTTGGCGCCCGTTCCTCATCGAGGCAAGCAGAATCAACCTGCCTATGTAGTGGAAGTCGCTCAATATATTGCGCAGCTCAAATCGACATCACTGACGGAAGTCGCACAAAAGACCACTCAGAACTTTAGAGATTTATTCTTGCGATAATAACTATCGTTGATCGACATAGATATAGGAGCGCTTGCTCCTTTTTTTTGGTTACAACCTAGTTGTTAACTATTTATGTTGAAGTTAACTAATCGTGTGTGTAGACCTTAAGGAAACCGAGAAAAACCTGAGATCAGCTATTCGATAATGATTGGCTGATTGCTGAAATCGTATTCTAAAAATATATATATTCATGCCAATTTTAATGAATGAAGATGATAAAAATAGCATATATGAGAAAAGTGACGCGTGAACAAGACCTCTTTTGAGGGATTCATGCGATATTTTTTAAGGGTACTAATATTAGGGCTAAGTAAAGTTCCATTAGGATCTTACCTCGTTTATCTACTTATCAGGAGCATAAAATATGTTTAAGAATCTTTTTGCCAATTTGCAAAAAGTCGGTAAGGCGCTGATGCTACCAGTATCTGTTCTTCCGGTTGCGGGTATTTTACTTGGTGTTGGTGCGGCCAATTTCAGTTGGTTACCCGAGATAGTTTCTCATTTGATGGAACAGGCTGGTGGCTCCGTATTTGGTCAAATGCCGCTGCTTTTTGCGGTTGGTGTTGCTTTAGGTTTTACTAACAATGACGGTGTATCAGGTCTTGCTGCAATTGTTGGTTACGGAATCATGGTTGCCACTCTATCTGTTATGGCTGGTGTGTTAGGTGTCGATAGTATCGATACAGGTGTACTTGGCGGTATCATCGCGGGTTCTATTGCCGCTTGGTCCTTTAATCGCTTCTATACAATTAGATTGCCGGATTACTTAGGCTTTTTTGCGGGTAAACGATTTGTACCGATTGTCACTGGTTTTCTCGCTATTGCTTTAGGTGTGGTACTGGCGTTTATCTGGCAACCAATTGGTTCTGGTATTGATGCTTTCTCTGACTGGGCTGCCTATCAAAACCCAATCACTGCATTTGGTATTTATGGCGTTGTTGAACGTGCTCTCATTCCATTTGGTCTACATCACATCTGGAATGTTCCATTTTTCTACGAAGCAGGTAGTTGCGTCAACGCATCTGGTGATGAAGTAAACGGTATTATGACGTGTTTCTTGACGGCTGATGATGCCTCACGAGCTGCAGGGAATGGTTTTGGTCAGTTGGCAGGCGGATATCTATTTAAGATGTTTGGTCTTCCGGCAGCGGCGTTAGCTATTGCACATTCAGCTAAGCCAGAGAATCGTGCGAAAGTTATGGGTATCATGGTCTCTGCCGCGTTAACGTCATTCCTAACGGGTATTACAGAACCGATTGAATTTTCATTCTTGTTCGTTGCTCCGGTACTTTATGCGATTCACGCAGTATTAGCTGGCGCGGCTTATGCGCTAACTAATGGTTTGGGCATTGTTCACGGTCATACATTCTCTAATGGATTCATTGATTTCGTTGTTCAATCACCACGTGCTGAAAACATGGTATTGCTGGTAGGGCTAGGTCTTGCTTACGCTGCGCTTTATTATGTGGTTTTCCGTACTGTTATAAGGGTGATGGATCTTAAAACGCCAGGTCGTGAAGAGGAATCAGATGAGGTTGTAGTTGCGGTCTCAGAAAATGAAATGGCTGGAGAGTTGGTTGCGGCATTTGGTGGTAAAAATAATATTACTGGATTAGATGCTTGTATTACGCGTCTTCGTGTCGCCGTCGCTGATCAAGATGCGGTTGATCAAGCGAAGTTAAAACAGCTTGGTGCTGCTGGTGTGGTGGTGGTTTCTGGTGGCGTTCAGGCAATATTTGGAACCAAATCAGATAACCTGAAAACAGATATGGATGTGTGGATGCGTAACCACGGTTAATCTCGCCTTTATTTTTAGTTTAGATTAAACAAAGGGAGGCGAAAGTCTCCCTTTTTGATTCTTATCTTGAGTGGCAGGCTAAAGATGGAATTGAGTGTACTTTGGCACATAATTATTATGAACGATGTAATCGTCGATTAAATTGGAGTGGTAAAAATATGGATAAGAAGTTGGCAGTACTAGTTGTTATGTCGTCAATGGTTACGTACGGTACTCAGGCAGAGGAGGTCACTCCATTGGCTGTCGGCTTTGGTATCGATCAAGGCTTTAGTGCGTTAATTCAGATTGATGAAAATATGAATTTGGCGATAGGGAATGATGGTGTCGCGTTTGATTATATTTTTAAAGAGGGTGTATTTGAAGGCAGCGACTTTCCCTTTACTTGGTATGTTGGCGCTGGTGGTTGGGTAGGTTGGGATAACCACGGCGATGAATTTGGGGCTCGACTACCATTAGGTTTAGATTGGGACTTTGCAACTAATTGGGATGCGTATGCTCAGATCCACCCAGAACTAAGTTACAACACGAAATCGGATGACTTGGAGTTGGGTATGGGGGCAGGTGTTGGCGTTCGGTACACGTTTTGATGCAATAAAAAAGCCAGCGACAGCTGGCTTTTTATTCACGTTTCTTACCTAAAAGGTAAAAAGGTGATTATTCTTTACCGCTATCCATTGCACGTTTAATGCAGATAGCTGCTCCGCCCCAGGTAATACCCAGACCGATAATCATCATAATAATTGCACTAGTTGTCATTTTAAACCTCTGCGTCAACGGGTTTTTGCGGCTTGCTTACCACATTAATGATAATACCTATTACCGCTAGCAGAGCGATTAAACCCCATCCTAGAGTCATAAGTTCAGATTTCGCGTAACCACCGTAGCCATCAGCGATTAAGCTAGTGAACTTGGTGTATAGGATCGCTGCAAGCACTAATGGAGTGATAAATCGTAGGCAAACTTCGAACCATGCACCGATTGTAAAATCGGATACTTTATTCACATATTCACGTACGTCAGCAAGCTTAACTAACCAAGCCATTAGCATAATTTCGATGAAGCAGCTCGTTAAGATACCTACGTTGTTTACGAAATGATCCACTAAGTCTAGAAGCAACAAACCACCATCGGTAGCAAATGCCATCGAGATAATTAGACCAATACCACAAACGATAGTCGCCGCTTTCTTACGTGACCAGTTTAGTTTGTCGATGACAGCCGAAACAACCGCTTCCATAATGGAAATCTGAGAGCTTAAACCGGCAACAACCAATGCTAGGAAGAATAGAGGGCCAAGGATGTATGGAGCCGGTAATAAGTTAATCGCAGCAGGCAGCGTTACAAACGCAAGACCAACACCAGCAGATACCACTTCTGTTATTGGTTTTCCTTGTTCTGCGGCCATGTAGCCAAGAACAGAGAAAATCATTACACCCGCGAGGATTGAGAAACCACAGTTTATCAATACCGTCATAAAGGCGTTGTTGTTGATATCCGATTTTTCAGGTAGGTAGCTTGAGTACGCTAACATGATGGCAAATCCGATACTCAGTGTGAAGAAGATTTGGCCATAAGCCGCCGCCCACACTTTCATATCCGTAAGCCGACTGAAATCAGGTTCAAATAGGTAGTTGATACCGTCAATAGCGCCTGGTAGGAAAATCATACGCGCAATCAATACAATCACCATGATGAACAAAACTGGCATCATAATTTTTGCTGCACGTTCAATACCGGCCTTAACTCCACCTGCAATCGCGGCATAAGTGATGGCCCAAGCGATCAGCATCGAACCAGCAATACCCCACTGCATACCACCTAGATTCGAAGGTGAATTGTCACCCAATCCTAGATACTCGCTGAAGAAGAACGCATTTGTGTCTGCTCCCCATTCCTGAGTAAATGACATGCCCAAGTATGAAATCGCCCAACCAATGACGGCCACATAATACACGGCAATCGTTGCGGCAACACCGATTTGGAACCAACCCAACCACTCAAATTTGGCGTTAATACGCGCCAGAGTAATAGGAGCCGACCCACGATTTCTTTGACCCATGCTGAACTCTAGGATCATGAATGGGATACCTGCGGTGATCATGGCAAAAAGGTAAGGAATCAAAAAGGCGCCACCACCATTTTCATAGGCCATATAAGGAAAACGCCAGATGTTTCCTAGGCCGATAGCAGATCCAACTGCGGCAAGAATAAATCCTGCACGGGATCCCCATTGTTCACGCTTCATAGTTACTCCTTTACTACTAAACTCTGAGTTATGAAGCATTTACACTTCGTCCAATATGGATTAACTACTAAGTAACATTATTAACTCTTTTAAGACTAACTTGATAGAGTTAATTCTGTCATCTGTGTAGAAAACTAGATTTAATATCTAGTTACTAAGGTAAATTTCAGAGTTATGTTCTGTATTATATGGTGTGTGTTTGCGAAACCTGAAATAATCAGCTACGCGTTGAGTGGAGATTACAGAGATAGACAGAGTAAAGCAATAGAAACGGGTTGTTAAAAAATATAATTATTTTGGTTCTAAAAGTGTTAATGAGGCTATATTTTGGGGGAATAGTTTATGTTTTATCTTAAAGGCAGTGTTAATATCTTATATTAGATAAGTTAATAGATAATATTACTTTTCCTCATCGCAGTGCGTATGACTGAAAAATGTGCAATATGCACAATTATCTTACTATTTACCTATATTTTTGGTTATTTAAGGCTTTCATGCTGATAAAGTGAAACAGACATAAAAGGTTAGAGGACGATGTGTGACAACCGCTACAGTTTCAAAGCTTGGCGGTGATGGTTGCTTGTGAATATTAGCTTCGTCTGTTATTTAGTCAATATATAAAATAAAGGAGAACGTGTTATGGAATACAACTTAAAAATGGCACTAGCGGTTGTTGCAGGATCTTATGCTGTCATTCTTTTCTGTAGCTTTGTAGCGATCGCTAACTAATCGTTATATGAAGCGTACACTATGTCCAATCGAGGTGTTGTAAGTGGTATACATTCAGACTTAGATCTTATTAAGTATGGTAAGTACCAAAATGGGCGCAGTGCATTGGTTACTCAGGGAGGAGGTCAATGTGGTATTTTTACGTCTGGCGTTTTAGATGCCTTTCTCCTTTCCAATTTTGATCCCTTCGATGTCTTCTATGGCACATCTGCAGGTGCGTTAAATATTAGCGCGTATTTGTGCCGACAACCCGGTATAGGTAAAGCCTTTACGTTAGATTTGACGACAGATGATAAGTTTTTCCATCTGTTCAGTTATATGCGACGTAAACAAAGTATGGATCTTGATTGGGCACTGAATAAATTTCGCGATTATCCCTACAAGCTTGATCTGGATATGGGACGAAAGGTTCTAAGAGAGAGGCAAGCCTTTGCTGCTGTTACCGAAGTTAGTAGCATTAAAGACAGATATGTTCCGCTATTGTCAGAAAACTGGTATGACATCATGCGAGCAACGTGTGCTATTCCGGGTCTTTACTCTGAAGAAGTGATAATTGAGGGTAAGAGGTTTGTTGATGGTGGTGTGACCGCCGCTATACCCGTCCAAGAAGCTTGGCGACAGGGTGCTCGTAATATTATTGTCATTCGAACAGAAAGCCTCGAATCAGAAGTAGAAAAAATTAGAGAGTTAAATATTGATGTTCATTGGATTAAAGAACCAATGAATAATGTTCAAGACCGTTGGAATAAAACCGTTGAACAGTGGAAAAACGAGTGGAGTGGTTTCTGGCAGGAGCAAATAGATAAATCGAGAAAGAAGAAAACACACCATAAGCATTTAGATATTCTTAATGGCGGGCGTTGGTTGTATGGGGCAGGCGACGTGTATCGCTTAAGCCATTTACTGGGCGGAAAGTTTGATTCAGGTTTGGCCGACTTTTTTATGGTTCATTATCAAAGTCTTGCACTAACTAATGCATTCTTGAGTAATCCTCCTGATGACTGTTTTATTGTGCAAATAGTACCTTCTGAGCCGCTAAAATCCTCACCGCTAATGAGTAAAAAAGAAGACCTCATTTTTGACTATGAACTGGGTCTTAGTGCGGGTTACGAATTTATCAAGCAACACTCTTTAGCAAGAAAGAACGCTGCTAATATACCTGAATCCAGATGTAAGTATTAGGTAAGAATTTAGGGTCAGTTGATCTTTCGTGGTTAAATTTTGATCAACAGACCCTCGCACTGATAGGCGACTATTGTACGGTTATTATTCGCATACAGTTTGTTGAACCAATGATGTCCATTACGTCTCCTTGCGTAATAATGACAATATCCCCACTATGTACATAACCTTTATTTTTTAGAGTATTAATGGCCTCTTGAGCCGATGATATGCCCGCATCTGCATGGGAATCAAAGTACACAGGCGTAACGCCTCGATATAAAGATGATTTGTTTAAGGTAGACTCATTGCGAGAGAGTGCAAATATAGGGAGACCAGAGCTTAGACGAGACATCATAAGTGGTGTTTTACCCGATTCTGTTAGTGATATCATCGCTTTCACACCTTCTAAATGATTGGCAGAATACATCGTTGCCATCGCTATTGCTTCTTCGGTCGCTTGGAATGTCTTATCAATACGATAACTCGATGTACTCAAAGACGGCATTTTTTCTGCACCAACACAGACACTGGCCATTGATATTACGGTTTCAACGGGGTGTGCACCAACGGCAGTCTCGCCGGATAGCATAACCGCGTCTGTGCCATCTAATACGGCGTTAGCGACATCCATTACTTCAGCACGTGTTGGCATTGAGTTGACTATCATTGATTCCATCATTTGAGTCGCGGTGATCACGGTTCGGTTTAAACTGCGAGTACGTTTAATGAGTTGTTTTTGGACTCCGATCAATTCAGGGTCACCGATCTCTACACCTAGATCACCACGGGCGACCATGATGACATCTGAAGCGAGAATGATGTCATCTATGCTTTCTGCATTTGCAACCGTTTCGGCTCTTTCAACTTTAGCGACTAATTTCGCTTCCAATCCTGCATCACGGGCAAGCCTTCTCGCGTATCTCATATCTTCCCCATTACGCGGGAACGAGATAGCGAGATAATCGACTTTTATTTTTGCCGCGGTCAAAATATCTTGTTTGTCTTTTTCAGTAAGCGCTTCTGCAGATAGTCCTCCCCCTTTTTTATTGATCCCTTTGTTGTTTGAAAGCACGCCACCGATGACAACCTCAGTAAACACTTTGCTGCCTTTTACGGATATAACTTTGAGCTGAACTCGGCCATCGTCAAGCATTAAAAGGTCACCGTTAGAAACATCTTGCGGTAGGTTTTTATAGTCCAGACCAACGGCGTCTTGATCTCCCATCCCTGCTTCTAGTTCACTATCTAAGGTGAATTTTTCCCCAACAACGAGGTCGACTTTGTCATTTTTAAAAGTAGAGACTCGAATTTTAGGGCCTTGTAGGTCACCAAGAATAGCGATGTGTTGACCTAATTTCGCAGCAATTTCTTTGACCTTTTTTGCTCTTTTAATGTGGTCATTAGCACTGCCATGTGAAAAATTCATGCGAACAACGTTTGCACCAGCTTTGATGATGTCTTCGAGGACATTGTCTTTATCTGTGGCAGGACCAAGTGTGGTAACAATTTTTGTTCTTCTAAGCATTTCTACCATTTTTTATCTCCGTTACTGACTTTACTCTTTGAGTATATGATATGAATCTAAGGCGAGAAAAAAGAATTGTTCTATTGGGGTGTAGTTATCATTTAGGGTAAAGTGTTTCGACGGCGTGGTAATCCTGTCCTGGATCAATTATTTCGGTGTTTGAAATATAAATTTCTCTCTATTTATGAACTAAATACGATTTGTGCGTGATACTGGTCACGGCGATTTGCTAAGGCGCTTCACAATTACTTCGCAAAGTAAAAAAATCACCCTAACAGTGTTATTTGGAGTTTCAGATGTACATGGCTCAACCAGGCCATATTGATCATATCAAACAGTTCAATGCTGGTCGTGTATATAAATTAATTGATGAGCTCGGCCCAATCTCTCGTATCGATCTGTCGAAAACGAGTTCTTTGGCGCCAGCAAGTATCACAAAAATTACTCGTGAGCTTATCGATGCACATCTTATTCATGAAACTACGGTTCAGGAAGCGACGAGTCGTGGGCGGCCTGCTGTCG
This portion of the Vibrio sp. VB16 genome encodes:
- a CDS encoding TatD family hydrolase, which encodes MFVDSHCHLDKLDYDELHDGIQDVIDKASNAKVDELLSVGVTLDAFPNMIEMISAYDHVHASCGVHPLDVESPFSLDTLKQYATHSKVVAIGETGLDYHYKPETAALQRERFEQQVELAVDLNKPLIIHTRDAREDTLSILIDGHAERCGGVIHCFTEDLDFAERAMSLGFYISISGIVTFRQAIELKEVVRQLPLDRLLIETDSPYLAPVPHRGKQNQPAYVVEVAQYIAQLKSTSLTEVAQKTTQNFRDLFLR
- the ptsG gene encoding PTS glucose transporter subunit IIBC, coding for MFKNLFANLQKVGKALMLPVSVLPVAGILLGVGAANFSWLPEIVSHLMEQAGGSVFGQMPLLFAVGVALGFTNNDGVSGLAAIVGYGIMVATLSVMAGVLGVDSIDTGVLGGIIAGSIAAWSFNRFYTIRLPDYLGFFAGKRFVPIVTGFLAIALGVVLAFIWQPIGSGIDAFSDWAAYQNPITAFGIYGVVERALIPFGLHHIWNVPFFYEAGSCVNASGDEVNGIMTCFLTADDASRAAGNGFGQLAGGYLFKMFGLPAAALAIAHSAKPENRAKVMGIMVSAALTSFLTGITEPIEFSFLFVAPVLYAIHAVLAGAAYALTNGLGIVHGHTFSNGFIDFVVQSPRAENMVLLVGLGLAYAALYYVVFRTVIRVMDLKTPGREEESDEVVVAVSENEMAGELVAAFGGKNNITGLDACITRLRVAVADQDAVDQAKLKQLGAAGVVVVSGGVQAIFGTKSDNLKTDMDVWMRNHG
- a CDS encoding DUF3996 domain-containing protein, with translation MDKKLAVLVVMSSMVTYGTQAEEVTPLAVGFGIDQGFSALIQIDENMNLAIGNDGVAFDYIFKEGVFEGSDFPFTWYVGAGGWVGWDNHGDEFGARLPLGLDWDFATNWDAYAQIHPELSYNTKSDDLELGMGAGVGVRYTF
- a CDS encoding MetS family NSS transporter small subunit — protein: MTTSAIIMMIIGLGITWGGAAICIKRAMDSGKE
- a CDS encoding sodium-dependent transporter; its protein translation is MKREQWGSRAGFILAAVGSAIGLGNIWRFPYMAYENGGGAFLIPYLFAMITAGIPFMILEFSMGQRNRGSAPITLARINAKFEWLGWFQIGVAATIAVYYVAVIGWAISYLGMSFTQEWGADTNAFFFSEYLGLGDNSPSNLGGMQWGIAGSMLIAWAITYAAIAGGVKAGIERAAKIMMPVLFIMVIVLIARMIFLPGAIDGINYLFEPDFSRLTDMKVWAAAYGQIFFTLSIGFAIMLAYSSYLPEKSDINNNAFMTVLINCGFSILAGVMIFSVLGYMAAEQGKPITEVVSAGVGLAFVTLPAAINLLPAPYILGPLFFLALVVAGLSSQISIMEAVVSAVIDKLNWSRKKAATIVCGIGLIISMAFATDGGLLLLDLVDHFVNNVGILTSCFIEIMLMAWLVKLADVREYVNKVSDFTIGAWFEVCLRFITPLVLAAILYTKFTSLIADGYGGYAKSELMTLGWGLIALLAVIGIIINVVSKPQKPVDAEV
- the cydH gene encoding cytochrome bd-I oxidase subunit CydH, translating into MEYNLKMALAVVAGSYAVILFCSFVAIAN
- a CDS encoding patatin-like phospholipase family protein, producing the protein MSNRGVVSGIHSDLDLIKYGKYQNGRSALVTQGGGQCGIFTSGVLDAFLLSNFDPFDVFYGTSAGALNISAYLCRQPGIGKAFTLDLTTDDKFFHLFSYMRRKQSMDLDWALNKFRDYPYKLDLDMGRKVLRERQAFAAVTEVSSIKDRYVPLLSENWYDIMRATCAIPGLYSEEVIIEGKRFVDGGVTAAIPVQEAWRQGARNIIVIRTESLESEVEKIRELNIDVHWIKEPMNNVQDRWNKTVEQWKNEWSGFWQEQIDKSRKKKTHHKHLDILNGGRWLYGAGDVYRLSHLLGGKFDSGLADFFMVHYQSLALTNAFLSNPPDDCFIVQIVPSEPLKSSPLMSKKEDLIFDYELGLSAGYEFIKQHSLARKNAANIPESRCKY
- the pyk gene encoding pyruvate kinase encodes the protein MVEMLRRTKIVTTLGPATDKDNVLEDIIKAGANVVRMNFSHGSANDHIKRAKKVKEIAAKLGQHIAILGDLQGPKIRVSTFKNDKVDLVVGEKFTLDSELEAGMGDQDAVGLDYKNLPQDVSNGDLLMLDDGRVQLKVISVKGSKVFTEVVIGGVLSNNKGINKKGGGLSAEALTEKDKQDILTAAKIKVDYLAISFPRNGEDMRYARRLARDAGLEAKLVAKVERAETVANAESIDDIILASDVIMVARGDLGVEIGDPELIGVQKQLIKRTRSLNRTVITATQMMESMIVNSMPTRAEVMDVANAVLDGTDAVMLSGETAVGAHPVETVISMASVCVGAEKMPSLSTSSYRIDKTFQATEEAIAMATMYSANHLEGVKAMISLTESGKTPLMMSRLSSGLPIFALSRNESTLNKSSLYRGVTPVYFDSHADAGISSAQEAINTLKNKGYVHSGDIVIITQGDVMDIIGSTNCMRIITVQ